Proteins from a genomic interval of Bacteroidales bacterium:
- the uvrA gene encoding excinuclease ABC subunit UvrA gives MNILGARVHNLKNVDVKIPRNKLTVITGLSGSGKSSLAFDTIYAEGQRRYIETFSAYARQFLGGMERPDVDKITGLSPVISIEQKTTSKNPRSTVGTITEIYDFLRLLFAKTSIAYSSETGEEMVKYTVNQIIDLILVHYKRKKIFILAPVVKGRKGHYKELFGQILKKGFLYARIDGEITELRHGLKTDRYKTHNIEIVIDKLIVDNKDKKRLNDSVNIAMKQGKGEIMMLDAESNDIRHYSKQLMCPTSGLSYNEPAPHSFSFNSPQGACPKCKGLGVISEIDMDKIIPDKNLSISKGGISPLGKYKSSLIYWQIEAIADKYKFSIDTPIKNIPEEILNIILYGSGESFKLIKTPLGSSSNYFLSFNGIINYITQQYNGSLSNNTKNWANQFHKKITCPVCNGSRLKNEVLFFKVAGKNINELSRLDISELYLWFENIEQKLNSKQIAISKEIIKELQKRLKFLIDVGLDYLSLNRSSASLSGGEGQRIRLATQIGSQLVNVLYILDEPSIGLHQRDNRRLIDSLKKLKDSGNSIIVVEHDKEMILSAEYIVDLGPLAGRHGGEIVAYGTPSEILMSDTLTGKYLNGEKKIRIPESRRNGNGNSIILKGACGNNLKNIDVEFPLGKFICITGVSGSGKSSLTNDTLHPILNKHFYNSVKKPLKYSSISGIEHIDKVIEVNQSPIGKTPRSNPVTYTGIFSEIRKLFEKLPESQIRGYKAGRYSFNVKGGRCEGCRGAGIKTIEMNFLPDVYVHCDECNGKRYNRETLEVRFKGKSISDVLNMTINQAVIFFKNIPLIYNKLKTIQDVGLGYIALGQPSTTLSGGEAQRIKLSAELSKKDTGKTLYILDEPTTGLHFEDIRILLEVLNKLVDKGNTVIIIEHNFDIIKMADHIIDLGKEGGIEGGEIICTGTPEEIINKNIGYTSKFLKKELVTNQSIKNSAL, from the coding sequence ATTAATATACTTGGTGCAAGAGTACATAATCTGAAAAATGTAGATGTTAAAATTCCAAGAAATAAATTAACTGTAATTACAGGCTTAAGCGGAAGTGGTAAATCATCTTTAGCATTCGACACAATTTATGCCGAAGGACAAAGACGGTATATCGAAACTTTTTCAGCATATGCAAGGCAATTTCTGGGAGGTATGGAACGTCCCGATGTTGATAAAATTACCGGTCTTAGTCCTGTTATTTCTATCGAACAAAAAACTACAAGTAAAAACCCTCGTTCAACTGTTGGAACAATTACCGAGATTTATGATTTTTTAAGATTATTATTTGCTAAAACAAGTATTGCCTATTCTTCGGAAACAGGTGAAGAAATGGTTAAATATACTGTAAACCAGATTATTGATTTAATACTTGTACATTATAAACGGAAAAAAATATTTATCCTTGCACCAGTTGTTAAAGGAAGAAAAGGGCATTATAAGGAACTATTTGGACAAATACTAAAAAAAGGTTTCTTATATGCAAGGATTGATGGTGAAATTACTGAGCTAAGACATGGATTAAAAACAGACCGTTACAAAACCCATAATATTGAAATAGTTATTGACAAACTAATTGTTGATAACAAAGACAAAAAAAGGCTGAACGATTCTGTCAATATTGCTATGAAGCAGGGTAAAGGAGAAATTATGATGCTTGATGCAGAATCAAATGATATTAGACATTACAGCAAACAATTAATGTGCCCTACATCAGGATTATCATATAACGAACCTGCACCTCATTCTTTTTCTTTTAACTCACCACAGGGAGCTTGTCCAAAATGTAAAGGACTTGGAGTTATCAGCGAAATAGATATGGATAAGATAATTCCTGATAAAAATTTAAGTATATCAAAAGGAGGAATTTCTCCATTAGGAAAATATAAAAGTTCACTGATTTACTGGCAAATAGAAGCAATTGCTGATAAATACAAGTTTTCAATAGATACTCCTATAAAAAATATCCCGGAAGAAATATTAAATATTATTTTATATGGTTCAGGTGAATCTTTTAAATTAATTAAAACACCTCTTGGTTCATCATCGAATTATTTTTTAAGTTTTAATGGTATTATAAATTATATTACACAACAATATAATGGTTCATTATCAAATAATACTAAGAACTGGGCTAACCAATTTCATAAAAAAATCACTTGTCCTGTTTGTAATGGTTCAAGATTAAAAAATGAAGTATTGTTTTTTAAAGTTGCAGGTAAAAATATTAATGAATTATCAAGACTTGATATTAGTGAATTATATTTATGGTTCGAAAATATTGAACAGAAATTAAATTCTAAGCAAATTGCTATATCAAAAGAAATAATTAAGGAATTACAGAAAAGATTAAAATTTTTGATTGATGTCGGGCTTGATTATCTTTCATTAAATCGGAGTTCTGCAAGCCTTTCGGGTGGGGAAGGGCAGAGAATACGTCTTGCAACACAAATCGGTTCTCAATTAGTAAATGTTTTATACATTCTTGATGAACCGAGTATCGGATTGCATCAACGGGATAATCGTAGATTGATAGATTCTTTAAAGAAATTAAAAGATTCAGGAAATTCAATAATAGTTGTTGAGCATGATAAAGAAATGATATTGTCGGCTGAATATATAGTTGATTTAGGTCCGTTAGCCGGCAGACATGGTGGAGAAATTGTTGCATATGGTACTCCGTCTGAAATATTAATGTCTGATACATTAACAGGGAAATATCTTAACGGTGAAAAAAAAATTAGAATACCGGAATCAAGACGTAATGGGAATGGCAATTCTATTATTTTAAAGGGAGCTTGTGGTAATAATCTAAAAAATATTGATGTTGAATTTCCTTTGGGTAAATTTATTTGTATAACAGGAGTGTCAGGTAGTGGAAAGTCGAGTCTTACCAATGATACTTTACATCCGATTTTAAATAAACATTTCTATAATTCTGTAAAAAAACCATTAAAATATTCTTCTATTTCAGGAATTGAACATATTGATAAAGTTATTGAGGTAAATCAATCACCAATTGGGAAAACACCACGTTCAAATCCTGTTACATATACAGGGATTTTTTCAGAAATCAGAAAATTATTTGAAAAACTTCCCGAGTCACAAATTCGTGGTTATAAAGCCGGAAGATATTCTTTTAATGTTAAAGGAGGAAGGTGTGAGGGTTGTAGAGGTGCGGGAATAAAAACAATTGAAATGAATTTTTTGCCTGATGTTTATGTTCATTGTGACGAATGTAACGGGAAACGCTATAACAGGGAAACGCTTGAAGTAAGATTTAAAGGCAAATCTATTAGTGATGTGCTGAATATGACAATAAACCAAGCAGTTATATTTTTCAAAAATATTCCTTTAATTTATAATAAATTAAAAACAATTCAGGATGTTGGTTTAGGCTATATTGCTCTCGGACAACCTTCTACAACTCTTTCAGGAGGCGAAGCTCAAAGAATTAAATTATCTGCTGAACTTTCAAAAAAAGATACAGGCAAAACTCTTTATATTTTAGATGAGCCAACAACAGGTTTACATTTTGAAGATATCAGGATTCTACTTGAAGTACTTAATAAATTAGTTGACAAAGGAAATACTGTTATTATTATTGAACATAATTTTGATATAATAAAAATGGCTGATCATATAATTGACTTAGGAAAAGAGGGTGGGATAGAAGGTGGTGAAATAATTTGTACAGGTACACCTGAAGAAATAATTAATAAAAATATTGGTTATACATCTAAGTTTCTTAAAAAGGAATTGGTTACTAATCAGTCCATCAAAAATAGCGCATTATAA
- a CDS encoding glycosyltransferase, with amino-acid sequence MPKVLRIINRFNLGGPTYNAAYLTKYMSDDFDTLLVGGPKEESEDSSEYIVKNLGIEPLIIPEMRRAINPFNDIRAYRKIKNIIDSFKPDIVHTHASKAGTLGRLAALRSKVPVIIHTFHGHIFHSYFRSYKTQVFQNIEQNLAKRSSKIIAISEKQKYDLSEIYNITKAENIEVIPLGFDLDKFQENSIQKRIEFRRKYNISDNEIAIGIIGRLVPIKNHELFLMSIKYVQQNSRKKIRAFIIGDGESRNILEKKSNDLKIDYIDSKKENRKATLTYTSWIKDIDNAYAGIDIVALTSLNEGTPVSLIEAQAANKPIVSTNVGGIENVVIPEKTALLSKNGDSSDFSNKLLALTENDELRNNMSQQGWTHVKDKFHYSRLVDNTKNLYYNLLYN; translated from the coding sequence ATGCCAAAAGTTTTAAGAATAATTAACAGATTTAATCTTGGAGGCCCTACTTACAATGCGGCATATCTGACAAAGTACATGTCTGATGACTTTGATACTTTATTAGTTGGAGGTCCGAAAGAAGAATCAGAAGATAGTTCAGAATATATTGTAAAAAATCTTGGAATTGAGCCCTTAATTATTCCTGAAATGCGAAGGGCAATTAATCCGTTTAACGATATAAGAGCTTACCGTAAAATCAAAAACATAATAGATAGTTTTAAACCGGATATTGTTCATACACATGCATCAAAAGCCGGAACATTAGGAAGACTTGCTGCACTACGAAGTAAAGTCCCTGTTATTATACATACATTTCATGGTCATATATTTCATTCTTATTTTAGATCATACAAAACTCAAGTATTTCAAAATATTGAACAAAATCTTGCTAAGAGAAGTAGTAAGATAATTGCAATTAGTGAAAAACAAAAATATGATCTTTCAGAAATATATAATATAACAAAAGCTGAAAATATTGAAGTAATTCCTTTAGGTTTTGATTTAGATAAATTTCAAGAAAATAGTATCCAAAAAAGAATAGAATTCAGGAGAAAATATAATATTAGTGATAACGAAATTGCTATTGGTATTATTGGAAGATTAGTACCAATTAAGAATCATGAATTATTTTTAATGTCAATAAAATATGTTCAACAAAATTCAAGGAAAAAAATACGTGCATTTATAATAGGTGATGGAGAATCGAGAAATATTCTTGAAAAAAAATCAAATGACTTAAAAATTGACTATATCGACTCAAAAAAAGAAAACAGGAAAGCAACACTAACCTATACATCATGGATAAAAGATATTGACAATGCCTATGCAGGTATAGACATTGTTGCTTTAACATCATTAAATGAAGGTACTCCTGTAAGCCTTATTGAAGCACAAGCAGCAAATAAACCAATTGTTAGTACAAATGTTGGTGGTATTGAAAATGTTGTTATTCCTGAAAAAACAGCATTACTTTCAAAAAACGGAGATTCCTCAGATTTTTCTAATAAATTATTAGCTCTCACCGAAAACGATGAATTAAGAAATAACATGTCACAACAAGGATGGACTCATGTTAAAGATAAATTTCATTATTCACGTCTTGTTGATAATACAAAAAATCTTTATTATAATCTTTTATATAATTAG
- a CDS encoding polysaccharide biosynthesis tyrosine autokinase: MQQKKISLINENFDPQIFRYILKKSFWIIAFIIIISVIAAFVYMRYTPRVYKATSIIQICENNKANKILNFENYYENKDISNIIELLRSKEFLRRTFDKLPLNVRYYVQGTFLSNELYRSSPYIVYADIKNTDIYDIPLYIYFNKDQTSKISYEINGKIYEYELIPNTWKDIYGAKIHISINNFNTILEQINDIKQDEYFFVIKNPNEIIPEHINNLEIYLLNKYANTISISYKGNNATISSEIVNVISEEFIKYDIEKKKEGDKNILSFIDDQLKTVYKNLDETEKKLHEFKIENKISFTNNYNASPFPLFVSKINEFENEILNLEFELVTLKQINEKINNNNKLNIYELIALLTGTKSEAIVVNILNNLQQLLNQKEQLLNDVTANNYKIKVLEKQINNQRQILTDFIKSTITRLSDKNQDYKEKIAEYENKIFNESSFNEIEYSKLERLYSINEGFYHKLIEKKAEYLISQAGYVSENIILEKANTPRIPISPINKKIYFFFVIIGIVIGILIILVRYLFYNEITSINSLKSYSNAPVLGSIPFYKKEIPCSQLLVDKKPNSMFSEAFRIIRSNLEYIAHGKGPKVMAVSSTISGEGKTFIAINLAGIIALSGKKVILMDLDLRKPKIHQSFESENQKGISTILINKHNINECIKHTEIKNFDFITAGPIPPNPSELVLGKEMKNLIETLKNSYDTIIIDTPPAGIISDALTHFQRADYPIYVIKANFSKRNFLQNVNNLISEKNLTNLSLVLNNVEYPLSKSGYGYGYGYYEDDEIKRKKVFIKKMFFFS; the protein is encoded by the coding sequence ATGCAACAAAAAAAAATATCATTAATAAATGAAAATTTTGACCCCCAAATTTTTAGATATATATTAAAAAAAAGTTTTTGGATTATTGCTTTTATTATCATTATTTCGGTTATTGCTGCCTTTGTTTATATGCGTTATACTCCGCGAGTTTATAAAGCAACCTCTATTATTCAAATATGTGAAAATAATAAAGCTAATAAAATTCTCAATTTTGAAAATTATTATGAAAATAAAGATATTTCAAATATTATTGAATTACTCAGATCAAAAGAATTTTTAAGAAGAACTTTTGATAAATTACCATTAAATGTTCGTTATTATGTACAAGGTACATTTTTATCAAACGAACTATATAGATCGTCTCCATATATTGTATATGCTGATATAAAAAATACAGATATTTATGATATTCCTTTATATATTTATTTTAACAAAGACCAAACATCTAAAATTAGCTATGAGATTAATGGTAAAATTTATGAATACGAATTAATTCCAAACACATGGAAAGATATTTACGGAGCAAAAATTCATATTTCAATAAATAATTTTAACACAATTCTTGAACAAATTAATGATATTAAACAAGATGAATATTTTTTTGTTATTAAAAATCCCAATGAGATTATTCCTGAACATATCAATAATCTTGAAATATATCTTTTAAATAAATACGCAAATACTATATCAATATCTTATAAAGGAAATAATGCAACTATATCAAGTGAAATAGTTAATGTTATTTCTGAAGAATTTATTAAATATGATATTGAAAAAAAGAAAGAAGGAGATAAAAATATTTTAAGTTTTATTGATGACCAATTAAAAACTGTTTATAAAAATTTAGATGAAACTGAGAAAAAATTGCACGAATTTAAAATTGAAAATAAAATTAGTTTTACAAATAATTATAATGCCTCACCTTTTCCTTTATTTGTTTCCAAAATTAATGAATTTGAAAACGAAATTTTAAATCTTGAATTTGAGCTTGTTACATTAAAACAAATCAATGAAAAAATCAATAATAATAATAAACTAAATATTTATGAACTAATTGCCCTTTTAACAGGAACAAAATCCGAAGCAATTGTTGTAAATATTTTAAATAATCTTCAACAACTTTTAAACCAAAAAGAACAATTGCTTAATGATGTAACTGCTAATAATTATAAAATTAAAGTTCTTGAAAAACAAATTAATAATCAAAGACAAATACTTACGGACTTTATTAAATCTACAATCACCAGATTATCAGATAAAAATCAAGATTATAAAGAAAAAATTGCTGAATATGAGAATAAAATATTTAATGAATCTTCATTTAATGAAATTGAATATTCAAAACTTGAAAGACTTTATTCAATAAACGAAGGTTTTTATCATAAATTGATTGAGAAAAAAGCTGAATATTTAATTTCTCAGGCTGGATATGTTTCTGAAAACATTATACTCGAAAAAGCTAATACTCCGAGAATACCAATAAGTCCTATTAATAAAAAAATATATTTCTTTTTTGTAATAATAGGAATTGTAATAGGTATATTAATAATTTTAGTCAGATATTTATTTTATAATGAAATTACATCAATCAATAGTTTAAAATCATATTCTAATGCTCCTGTATTAGGGTCAATTCCTTTTTATAAAAAAGAAATTCCTTGTTCACAACTGCTTGTTGATAAAAAGCCAAATTCTATGTTCTCTGAAGCTTTTAGAATTATAAGATCAAATCTTGAATATATTGCACACGGAAAAGGACCTAAGGTAATGGCGGTTTCTTCAACAATTTCGGGTGAAGGAAAAACTTTTATTGCAATAAACTTAGCAGGAATTATCGCATTATCAGGCAAGAAAGTAATACTAATGGATTTAGACCTTCGTAAACCAAAAATTCATCAAAGTTTTGAATCGGAAAATCAAAAGGGAATAAGTACAATTCTTATCAATAAACATAATATAAATGAGTGTATAAAACATACAGAGATAAAAAATTTTGATTTTATTACCGCCGGGCCTATTCCTCCTAATCCATCTGAGCTTGTTTTAGGAAAGGAAATGAAAAATTTGATTGAAACATTAAAAAATTCATACGATACTATTATAATTGATACGCCTCCTGCAGGAATTATTTCTGATGCCTTAACTCATTTCCAGCGAGCCGATTATCCTATTTATGTTATTAAAGCAAATTTTTCAAAACGAAATTTCCTTCAAAATGTAAATAATTTAATAAGTGAAAAGAATCTTACAAATCTTTCGTTAGTACTTAATAATGTTGAATATCCTCTTTCAAAATCGGGATATGGCTATGGGTATGGATATTATGAAGATGATGAAATTAAAAGGAAAAAAGTATTTATTAAAAAGATGTTCTTTTTTAGTTAA
- a CDS encoding undecaprenyl/decaprenyl-phosphate alpha-N-acetylglucosaminyl 1-phosphate transferase: protein MFETVLYIIFFFVTIIIGFFVNKFFLNKSKKYTLIKANISGVRWNTQAKPIFGGIAFYSVFLFTIIIYFFFFGYDLINNDKFIGLFLIITLSFFMGLADDLINTSHYFKFIVQILCGVILIYFGTYINLFSNNYLNYILTILWVVGIMNSINMLDNMDGISSLISISIIIGIILNIIISEYSNSSFYLFICIGTLASLLSFLFFNWHPSKMYMGDNGSQFLGSILAAFGIIFYWNFDSSQVDFSNSKAILTVALAFIIPISDTTTVTINRLLKKKSPFIGGKDHTTHHLSYFGLSDKKVGIILFVISLISISLSVILRNFITEMSFIKILFFGSFPVIILVSLYLITKISKPDK, encoded by the coding sequence ATGTTTGAAACTGTGTTATATATTATTTTTTTTTTCGTAACAATTATTATTGGGTTTTTTGTTAACAAATTTTTTCTTAATAAATCGAAAAAATATACTTTAATAAAAGCAAATATTTCAGGAGTTAGATGGAATACACAGGCTAAACCTATTTTTGGCGGAATAGCATTTTATTCTGTTTTTTTATTTACAATTATTATTTATTTTTTCTTTTTTGGATATGATCTTATTAATAATGATAAATTTATAGGTTTATTTCTAATTATTACTCTTTCGTTTTTTATGGGGCTTGCTGATGATTTAATTAATACTTCTCATTATTTTAAATTTATTGTTCAAATACTTTGCGGTGTAATATTAATATATTTTGGAACATATATAAATTTATTTTCAAACAACTATCTTAACTATATATTAACAATTTTATGGGTTGTTGGAATAATGAATTCAATTAATATGCTTGATAATATGGATGGAATATCATCTTTGATTTCTATTTCAATAATTATCGGTATTATTTTAAATATTATTATATCAGAATATTCAAATTCGTCTTTTTATTTATTTATTTGTATCGGAACTTTAGCATCTCTGTTGAGTTTTTTATTCTTTAACTGGCACCCTTCAAAAATGTATATGGGTGATAATGGGAGCCAGTTCTTAGGTTCTATTCTTGCTGCTTTTGGAATAATATTTTACTGGAATTTTGATTCTTCACAAGTTGATTTTAGCAATAGTAAAGCTATTCTTACTGTAGCATTAGCATTTATAATTCCAATTTCTGATACTACAACCGTTACAATAAACAGACTGCTAAAAAAGAAATCCCCTTTTATTGGTGGCAAAGACCACACAACACATCATCTTTCATATTTCGGACTTTCTGATAAAAAAGTTGGTATAATTTTATTTGTTATTTCACTTATTTCAATTTCATTATCGGTAATTTTAAGAAATTTTATTACAGAAATGTCTTTTATTAAAATTTTATTTTTTGGTTCTTTTCCTGTAATAATTTTGGTTTCTTTGTATTTAATTACAAAAATATCTAAACCGGATAAATAA
- a CDS encoding lytic transglycosylase domain-containing protein, with protein MKYNKISYSVILIFILVAITLLFNFSTFDKNINSDYKNEFKEKYNVYALELPKKLDFAEEEVPLHNFDVRESLDQELLINTYWQSQTLLFIKRANRFFPLIEPILKENNIPDDFKYLAIAESGLKNAVSPSGAKGYWQFLKGTGKEFGLIINDEVDERYNLEKSTIAACKYFNKAYKLYKNWTLVAASFNMGRKNINKQITRQKSNNYYDLVLGEETSRYVFRILAIKLILSDSNNYGFNFEKSDLYQNIPTYQIEIDTSISDLADFAHHFSINYKILKYFNPWLRENYLNNDKKIKYVIKIPEKGYRQFNFDFYELSADSTENTN; from the coding sequence ATGAAGTATAATAAAATCAGCTACAGTGTTATTCTTATATTTATATTGGTGGCAATTACATTGCTTTTTAATTTTTCTACTTTCGATAAAAATATAAATTCTGATTATAAAAATGAATTCAAAGAAAAATATAATGTATATGCCCTTGAGCTGCCAAAAAAACTTGATTTTGCAGAAGAAGAAGTTCCATTACATAATTTTGATGTAAGAGAAAGCCTTGACCAGGAACTATTAATTAATACATACTGGCAATCACAAACTTTATTATTTATTAAAAGAGCTAACAGGTTTTTTCCTTTAATTGAACCTATTTTAAAAGAAAATAACATTCCTGATGATTTTAAATATTTAGCAATTGCCGAAAGTGGACTAAAAAACGCTGTATCGCCATCAGGAGCAAAAGGTTACTGGCAATTCCTGAAAGGTACAGGTAAAGAATTCGGGTTAATTATTAATGATGAAGTTGATGAAAGATATAATCTTGAAAAATCAACAATTGCTGCTTGCAAATATTTTAATAAAGCATATAAATTATATAAAAACTGGACTTTAGTTGCTGCTTCATTTAATATGGGCAGAAAAAATATTAATAAGCAAATAACAAGACAAAAATCAAATAATTATTATGACCTTGTTCTTGGAGAGGAAACTTCAAGATATGTTTTTAGAATTTTAGCAATTAAATTAATTCTGTCTGACTCAAATAATTATGGATTTAACTTTGAAAAATCTGACCTGTATCAAAATATTCCTACATATCAGATTGAAATTGATACTTCTATTTCTGATCTTGCAGATTTTGCTCATCATTTTTCAATAAATTATAAAATATTGAAATATTTTAACCCATGGCTTAGAGAAAATTATTTGAATAATGATAAAAAAATAAAATATGTAATTAAAATCCCTGAGAAAGGTTATAGGCAGTTTAATTTTGATTTTTATGAATTATCTGCTGATTCAACAGAAAATACTAATTAG
- a CDS encoding polysaccharide biosynthesis/export family protein, which yields MYKWLIYIIIIAGFISCKVIRPNEMFKTDKNFEFSEFKPSEKEYKIKPFDKLNIRVTTNDGFKLIDISSNTNYQQNNRNIIEYLVEFDGLVKVPTLGRIYISSFTIREAEKILEEKYSKYFQNPFVQISVTNRKVFIFKDGGATGSVINIPEENLTLIEALAQTGGLSDNNKSFKIRLIRGDLNNNPQVYIYNIYNLKDLQKANLILQANDILYVETRPRYASRILGEIGPYLNLISTVILVIGILSL from the coding sequence ATGTATAAATGGTTAATATATATAATAATTATTGCAGGTTTTATTTCCTGTAAAGTTATTCGTCCCAATGAAATGTTTAAAACGGATAAAAATTTTGAATTTTCTGAATTTAAACCTTCTGAAAAAGAATACAAAATTAAACCTTTTGATAAATTAAACATAAGAGTTACTACAAATGACGGTTTTAAGCTAATTGATATTTCTTCAAATACTAATTATCAACAAAATAATAGAAATATTATTGAATATTTAGTTGAATTTGACGGGCTGGTAAAAGTGCCAACACTAGGAAGGATATATATATCAAGTTTTACAATACGTGAGGCAGAAAAGATTTTAGAAGAAAAATACTCAAAGTATTTTCAAAATCCATTTGTTCAAATTTCAGTTACAAACAGAAAAGTTTTTATATTTAAAGATGGCGGGGCAACGGGTTCTGTAATAAATATACCTGAAGAAAATTTAACTTTGATTGAAGCACTTGCACAAACAGGGGGATTATCAGATAATAACAAATCATTCAAAATCAGATTAATAAGAGGAGATTTGAATAATAATCCTCAAGTATATATTTATAATATTTATAATCTTAAAGATTTACAAAAAGCTAATTTAATACTTCAGGCAAATGATATATTATATGTAGAAACAAGACCTAGATATGCTTCAAGAATACTCGGTGAAATAGGTCCTTATTTGAATTTAATTTCAACAGTTATTTTGGTAATAGGTATCCTTTCATTATAA